ctacaacaccccactaccatctcctctatcacacatcactcccgtAACACCTatcatctcctctatcacacatcactcccataacacctcactaccatctcctctatcacacatcactcctacaacaccccactaccatctcctctatcacacatcactcctacaacacctcactaccatctcctctatcacacagcactcctacaacaccccactaccatctcctctatcacacatcactcctacaacacctcactaccatctcctctatcacacatcactcctacaacaccccactaccatctcctctatcacacatcactcctacaacaccccactaccatctcctctatcacacatcactcctgtaacacctcactaccatctcctctttcacacatcactcccatcacacctatcactcctataacacctcactaccatctcctctatcacacatcactcctataacaccccactaacatctcctctatcacacatcactccaaacacaccccactaccatctcctctatcacacatcactccaaacacaccccactaccatctcctctatcacacatcactcctataacgccccactaccatctcctctatcacacatcactcccataACACCTcgctaccatctcctctatcacacatcactcctacaacaccccactaccatctcctctatcacacatcactcctacaacacctcactaccatctcctctatcacacatcactcccgtAACACCGCACTatcatctcctctatcacacatcactcctataacacctcactaccatctcctctatcacacatcactcccataacacctcactaccatctcctctatcacacatcactcctataatacctcactaccatctcctctatcacacatcactcctacaacaccccactaccatctcctctatcacacatcactcccgtAACACctatctcctctatcacacatcactcctacaacacctcactaccatctcctctatcacacatcactcccataacacctcactaccatctcctctatcacacatcactcctacaacaccccactaccatctcctctatcacacatcactcccataacacctcactaccatctcctctatcacacatcactcctacaacaccccactaccatctcctctatcacacatcactcctataacaccccactaccatctcctctatcacacatcactcctacaacaccccactaccatctcctctatcacacatcactcctgtaacaccccactaccatctcctctatcacacatcactcctgtAACACCTctctaccatctcctctatcacacatcactcctataacACCCCACTAACATCTCCTCtttcacacatcactcctataacaccccactaccatttcctctatcacacatcactcctgtaacacctcactaccatctcctctatcacacatcactcctataacgccccactaccatctcctctatcacacatcactcctacaacaccccactaccatctcctttatcacacatcactcctataacaccccactaccatctcctctatcacacatcactcctatatcacacatcactcccgtaacacctcactaccatctcctctatcacacatcactcctacaacaccccactaccatctcctctatcacacatcactcctataacaccccactaccatctcctctatcacacatcactcctatatcacacatcactcccgtAACACCTCACTATCATCTCCTCTATtacacatcactcctataacacctcactaccatctcctctatcacacatcactcctacaacaccccactaccatctcctctatcacacatcactcctacaacacctcactaccatctcctctatcacacatcactcccgtAACACCTCACTatcatctcctctatcacacatcactcccgtaacacctcactaccatctcctctatcacacatcactcccgtaacacctcactaccatctcctctatcacacatcactcccgtaacacctcactaccatctcctctatcacacatcactcctacaacaccccactaccatctactctatcacacatcactcctataacacccaactaccatctcctctatcacacatcactcctacaacacctcactaccatctcctctatcacacatcactcctgtaacacctcactaccatctcctctatcacacatcactcccgtAACACctatctcctctatcacacatcactcctacaacacctcactaccatctcctctatcacacatcactcccataacacctcactaccatctcctctatcacacatcactcctacaacaccccactaccatctcctctatcacacatcactcccataacacctcactaccatctcctctatcacacatcactcctacaacaccccactaccatctcctctatcacacatcactcctataacaccccactaccatctcctctatcacacatcactcctacaacaccccactaccatctcctctatcacacatcactcctgtaacaccccactaccatctcctctatcacacatcactcctgtAACACCTctctaccatctcctctatcacacatcactcctataacACCCCACTAACATCTCCTCtttcacacatcactcctataacaccccactaccatttcctctatcacacatcactcctgtAACACCTCACtaacatctcctctatcacacatcactcctataacgccccactaccatctcctctatcacacatcactcctacaacaccccactaccatctcctttatcacacatcactcctataacaccccactaccatctcctctatcacacatcactcctatatcacacatcactcccgtaacacctcactaccatctcctctatcacacatcactcctacaacaccccactaccatctcctctatcacacatcactcctataacaccccactaccatctcctctatcacacatcactcctatatcacacatcactcccgtAACACCTCACTATCATCTCCTCTATtacacatcactcctataacacctcactaccatctcctctatcacacatcactcctacaacaccccactaccatctcctctatcacacatcactcctacaacacctcactaccatctcctctatcacacatcactcccgtAACACCTCACTatcatctcctctatcacacatcactcccgtaacacctcactaccatctcctctatcacacatcactcccgtaacacctcactaccatctcctctatcacacatcactcccgtaacacctcactaccatctcctctatcacacatcactcctacaacaccccactaccatctactctatcacacatcactcctataacacccaactaccatctcctctatcacacatcactcctacaacacctcactaccatctcctctatcacacatcactcctgtaacacctcactaccatctcctctatcacacatcactcccatcacacctatcactcCTTTAACacctcactaccatctcctctatcacacatcactcccatcacaccccactaccatctcctgtatcacacatcactcctatatCACCCCACTACCATTTCCTCTATCACACTCCTAACACCTCACACCTATCATGCAGCACGACGCATGCtatacttgtgcattcagattcgtacaaaccttagtttttttacagaaatttgCCGGTTTCATGCGTTCATTAGAATATCCGATATGAAATTTCATGATTCTTCCATTCGTTGCTATGCGTAACATGGGAGGGGTTGTGTGTGGgcgggtacatatcaatgactgatggGTAGAAAATGCCAAAAATGGTGTGGTCTCATTGGTGGTTACGGGagattttccttactttttttcactcaggccaatcagcatttacgaGGAGAGGGGCATTAGATATAGAAGTGCGCTGACACCATTCTAACTCATCAGTAGCAGCCGTTACAGACCGACAGGAGTTTGAGTGCGAGACGTGCAGGATAAAGTGCGAGCGCCGTCTCTCACTGTTAGGGAAAGATGTTCTGACTGCACTCTAGCAGACCTGCGGAGGAGATTCCCCGACCCCTCGGCGTTTAGGTTTTTGTGACCTACGCTTCTGTATTTGGCTTCATTAATGCCAGAGGAGGGGACCCAACAACTTGGTCTTGAAAGCCTGCAATTCAACTTTCAGTTGGCCTATacatggtatcattttaactatactttacaCCGGTTCCAGGGCAGAGGCGTTAGCGATGCCTTTTAACGGCCACTATTCATACAGTTATAGGCAGTCACATCAGACCTCAGCGGTCTCTCGTTCAGGACAAAGCTGATGTGTACATTTTACGTCATAAAAACACAGTAAAAGGTCTCACTCGCTGCACATCCCCCACTGCCTTAATGGAGCTatggtgggggggggctttttcACACTGGCAGTACCCCCAACGTCTTTCCTGCTCTCCCCCCAGAACGCTGATCTCCTTCTAGAGACGGACGCAGAACTCCACAGAGAGTAAATGCACTTTATTTGACCCGCCCCGAGACAGTAACTGCAGCGCGGGGTGCATCCGGATCTGGGGAGCCCGCAGACAGACGGTGGCCCTCGCGGGGATGAAGGGTGAGTGACGTAGCCAGAAAGCACTGCAGACTTTACCCCGGAGGCCATTCCATCTGCCGGCCCCCGATGACGTGGAGGTGGAGGTGATACACGGACTGCGCTCCCTGCCTCCCATCGTTGATCACTGCGTGACAGGAGAGACTGAGCGTTAGAGCGGCAACCGGAGCCAACGGGCCCCAACGAGGTGCGGATCGGAAAGCTCTGCAGCCCCTGCTACCTTCTCTTCCCTGCTGTGAAGCTCTCCTTGGGGGCCTCCAGCCCTAAGAAGCGCTTTCTGGGGAGGGGCGTTTCCTGTATGTGGGCAAGGGTGGTGGGGTGTTCCGTGAGACAGGGTGACATCATATAAATGGCCTCCAGTTCCCTCCTCAACCTCCCCAAGTGTGCTGCTCCAGTAACTGTGGGagctgagatatgacatcacaccaTGGCCAGTGCATTGGGGGGGCGATTCTTACCAATCCTGTACCCGTCCGTCAGACCCTCCTGCTGGGCCATCCGGCTGGCAATGAGCATCAGGTGCCCCAGGAGCTGGAATCAAAGCGACATCCGCGAGTCAGCGAGCAACGGGTGGAATTAGCACTAATTACTCCATGAGACACGGAACCGGTACCAAGAGCTGACAGTCTACTTACCTCTGTGTCACCGGCCGTCACCTGACTGATTCGAGGAATTGGAGTTTTAGGAATTACAAGGAAATGAACAGGAGCCTGAGGGGCCACATCTCGGAAAGCGAGACACTGCAAGGCAGACAAGGGGGTTACGGAGCAACGCTGCACAGAGCGGGAAGGGGTATAAGGAAGTGGGGCTCAGGTATAATGTGGCGGGGTATAGGGGGAGGGGTGATACCAGGGGGGAGGGGTGATACCAGGTACCTTGTCGTCCTCGTAGATGATGTCGGCCGGCAGGGATTTCTCGATGATTCGGGAGAAGATTGTGGGGGTCGAACTGGATTTGGTTCCCTTTCTCGCCACAGCTTCCTGAGCCCTCCGCACCTCGTCACTCCCCTCACAGAACGGTCTCTGGGGCAACAGGCAAAAAATGGGGCACATAGTAACAGGTAATAGTGATTGGGGGGTGGTATGTGTGGGGTAGTAACGGGTAATAGTGACTAGGGGGGTGGTATGTGTGGGGTAGTCACTGGTAATAGTGACTGGGCAGTGGTATGCGTGGGGAAGTAACTGGTAATAGTGACTGGGGGGGTGGTATTTGTGGGGTAGTAACGGGTAATAGTGACTGGGGGGGGTGGTATGTGTGGGTTAGTAACTGGTAATAGTGACTGGGGGGGTGGTATGCGCAGGGTAGTAACTGGTAATAGTGACTGGACAGTGGTATGCGTGGGGAAGTAACTGGTAATAGTGACTGGGGGGTAGTATTTGTGGGGTAGTAACGGGTAATAGTGACTGGGGGGGTGGTATGTGTGGGGTAGTAACTGGTAATAGTGACTGGGGGGGTGGTATGCGCAGGGTAGTAACGGGTAATAATGACTGGGGTAGTAACGGGTAATAGTGACTGGGAGGTGGTATGTCTGGGGTAGTAACTGGTAATAGTGACTGAGCGGTGGTATGCGTGGGGTAGTAACTGGTAATGGTGACTGGGCGGTGGTATGCGTGGGGTAGTAACGGGTAATAGTGACTGGGGGTGGTATTTGTGGGGTAGTAACGGGTAATAGTGACTTGGGGGGGTGGTATGTGTGGGGTAATAACTGGTAATAATGACTGGGGGGGTGGTATGCGCAGGGTAGTAACTGGTAATAGTGACTGGGTGGTGGTATGTGTGGGGTAGTAACTGGTAATAGTGACTGGGGGGTGGTATTTGTGGGGTAGTAACGGGTAATAGTGACTGGGGGGTGGTATTTGTGGGGTAGTAACGGGTAATAGTGACTTGGGGGGGTGGTATGTGTGGGGTAGTAACTGGTAATAGTGACTGGGGGGGTGGTATGCGCAGGGTAGTAACTGGTAATAGTGACTGGGTGGTGGTATGTGTGTGGTAGTAACTGGTAATAGTGACTGGGGGGGTGGTATTTGTGGGGTAGTAACGGGTAATAGTGACTGGGGCGGTGGTATGTGTGGGGCAGTAACGGGTAATAGTGACTGGGGGTGGTATGCATGGGGTAGTAACGGGGTAGACACATGCGGGGGGGGAGACGGGTCACAGAGGGGCCCGCGCATTACACAGAGGTTACCTGAGGGGGTTTACCTGCTGATGATTCAGTAGTTGACTGAAGACCCCCGATGAGCGCGGAGACCCCCAGCATCGCACGGCGAGGCCGGAGCACAGGAGGCGAAACACGGGCAGGGCGGCCATACCTGcagacagagccggccttaggcgttgtggcgccctgtgcggactactcctctggcgccccccctcactgcccctttaaactacccccctcaaactacccctcccctctaccccttcaaactacccccccccccacttaccttgttgccggagtcctgcggtaagagcgggaggcatccgtcttctcgctctgccgacatttcatgttgagcgccggtatagtccggcgctcaacatgagatgctggcaccgcgacggagtcacggagagtaaggggcgccgagcggttgccgagaacttcacgagcaaccgctcggcgcccctgagcgggacttagattaaagcatcgtttttttaaaaaaaaactttatttaacatcaatgatgttaaataaagtttaaaaaaaaacaacaaaaaaaaaaaacgatgctttaatctaagtcccggttaggcgcccctgcaaccatggtcgcacaggtcgcacacccctaaggccggccctgcctgcagAGACACATACATGTAACACGCGTGTGTATCCTATATCTGTATCTTAAAGTGTTGCCATACAGGGttagggagagggggggtatTTAAACTgctgcccggggggggggtgttagtgGGTGGAGGTTTGTGCCGCTACCCATAGGGTTCGGAGATATGTACTGTTGCCCAGGGGGGGTTCGGGGTATCTATGCTGTTGCCCCACAGGGCTCGGGGCGGAGGTTTGTCCTATTTATGCCGTTGCCCCCAGAGAAATAGTACAAATACCCCGAACCGCCTCCCCGaggcaataataaaaatctCCGCCCCCGAACCCCCGGTACAAACCTCCGAACCTCCTTGATACAAACAGAACGCGACATGAGACGCAAGCGGGCAAACTTACCGATCACGTGACTTCCCGATCGAAGTCGCTGCAGCCGCTTATTGGCTGTCTGGGCATGGAGGCGGTCCTTGCCTTTAACTGGCTCACCGGCCTGTCTGTCATACTGACAGCCGCCGAGCGAGCGCCCTCGTCACCCGCAGCCAGCCCCCAAAAGCTGTCAGTGTTACCCCAATACTACCCCGGACCTGTAACCTGTGCCCCGCACCCCACAACGCATGGAGTGGGGGGGATTAATGCCCCGAGCAGGGCAGCAGCACCTGGTCCGTATCCTCGGTGTTTCTGACTCGCGTGACCTTTCCACGGCTCCACCCGGCTAGTAACAAGCTCTTTCCCCTCCTCCtttagattgtcagctcctTGTACAAATCGTAAGGCGATGTATTCATTATGTCCGGTCAGCCCTCTGTACAACAcactggaatatgatggcgctatatgaattaTCATTTGCCCCAGCGAGGCCTGCACTGTATCTGCCCCACCACCTCCAATACGCTGAAAATCTTGGGACCCCCCCCCATCCTAACACCCAGGGAGTTACCCCTCATAATGCCCCCAGCACACCACAGAAAACGGGGCATATATATATCGCCTGTAGATGCCGTAGCGCTGCGGCGATACGATGGTCGATAAGAGACAGCGGGACATGAGCTGAGcctaggagcttacaatcaataATCAAcacattattaaccctttagcagCTGGCGCACTTTTTATATAAACTGCAGTGGACACACTTATTGGCCGCACCTCACTGGTATTAACCCTTCACGCTCCCCACTTGCTGTCACAAACTGTGTCCTTTTGAATACataagttttatttaaaacacttATTAGCAGCCGACGGTCCGTGCGCCCGGGAAGCGGATCCCTCTCAGAACCCCATGCGGGACTTCCCGCCCGATTTCTGGGACCTGGACGGGGTCTGAGAAAGAGTTTTTGTGACGGGGGCCGATGCCGGCCCCGAGGGGAAGGAAGCTGACGGGAAGGACGCCGACACTGACCGCGAGGGGAAAGACGGACACTCGGGGGCCACGGAGTCTCCCAGGAAGGAGAGGAAATCCCGCACTGTCCTCGTCCGCTCCTTGGGGATTCCTCGGGAGCGCAGGGACTGCGAGGAGAACAGGGAGTCGGCCTCTGGGGTGCGGCTCCTGCTCGCACTACCCCGGTCTCCGTCTGAGATTGCGGGCTCCCTGGCCTGGGCCGGTTGGGTTCTCCCGGCAGAGGCTTCCGGTTCAGAGAGGGAGAGACCGTCGGGCCAGGGAGCGCCGGCATCCACATCTCGGACCTCCGATGTGACACTCAGCGAGGACGTGAAGCTCCCGGACAGCGTGCTCCGCGCCCTCCGCTGCTTCTGCCTCCGGCGACGCTCCCGCAGAGCCTCCACTTTACTCTTCTTATTGAGGCCGAGGTTATCGTCCCACCACAGTCCCAGCCGGCCCCCCCAGGCAGCCGTCAGCCGCTCACTCAGGGGGTCTTTCCAGTTCTGGGTAGATACGAGCTCCAGCGAGGTGGGTAGTTCCGGAGGCCGTATCTGCACTGGTTTGCCCTGCTTCATACCCTCCCGCAGCCTCGCTCGCGCCTCACCCGGAGCCTCCGCGGGCCGCATGGCCTCCAGCGCCCGCAACAGCTTTTTTATGTGAAACGTCGGTCGCCGGACCCCCTGCTGCCGGGCCCCGGGGTCTCTGAACAGGGCACTGAGCCAGCAGCTGTAACGGGGTAAGAAGGACCTGGTGCCCTCAATGGGGTCGGACTGAAAGTCTAGCACGGCCGTCTCTTGGTTAGTGAGGACATCGCGAGGTGGTTCTGCGCAGGCACTAGCTGTGCTTGGAGCTTGTTCTGGGGCAG
The DNA window shown above is from Spea bombifrons isolate aSpeBom1 chromosome 1, aSpeBom1.2.pri, whole genome shotgun sequence and carries:
- the HINT2 gene encoding adenosine 5'-monophosphoramidase HINT2; the protein is MAALPVFRLLCSGLAVRCWGSPRSSGVFSQLLNHQQRPFCEGSDEVRRAQEAVARKGTKSSSTPTIFSRIIEKSLPADIIYEDDKCLAFRDVAPQAPVHFLVIPKTPIPRISQVTAGDTELLGHLMLIASRMAQQEGLTDGYRIVINDGRQGAQSVYHLHLHVIGGRQMEWPPG